A stretch of DNA from Triticum dicoccoides isolate Atlit2015 ecotype Zavitan chromosome 2A, WEW_v2.0, whole genome shotgun sequence:
agcagctcgAAGTGTAGAGCTGGAGCCGGGATTTTGCTGGTTACTTCTGCTTCCGGGTGCAGATAGCAAGTTTGTTGAATCAGTAGTAAACAACGACGGACCTAGCATAAAGGGCTCAGGGAGATTGCTTCTTGCCAGGCTGCTACCAGGATCTTGTGAAGCAGGTGTCGGATTTATTGTATCAGCAGAACTCCCTGCTCTTGAACCGAAATTACCATTTGATGGATGTCGCTGCAGACTTTGCGAGAATTGAGCAACAGCAGGTACATGAGGACGATTTTGAGAACTTGCTGAAGAACTCACTCCTCTAGGTTGCACTGGCGTAAAAGAAGACTGTTGCCGCGCAGGCTGATGAGCTGAACACCTGAAACTTTCCTCAGGCAGCAGATTAGAGAGTGATTGCTCATACTCATTGGCGCTTATTCTCATCCGGGTATTTCTCAGGAATCTTTGACTTTCATGCAGATGACCAGATAGTGTATAAGGGTCAGAAAAAATGTCATCATCTGAGGTATCAGTATTCTGGTCCAATTGCTCCATGGGAGGGTATGAAAAACCATAGTTTACAGAGGTCATATTTAAATTAGCAGTACTTTCATGACTGGACAGCGAAGGTAGCAGCATATCATTGTTTTGGCAATGATTGCGTGAACTCCCATTGGCAGAAGACTCTCCGAGACTTCCAGCAACATTCTTTCTCTTGATAGATGACCGAAAATGGTTCACAGTATGTGAAGAACTTCCACCGGTTTCTTGGCCTGCTGTACCATCAAAAAAGTTTGCAGAATGCAAGGAACTTCTTATAGCACCAGGAGAAATTTCACGACGAAGAACATTTTCAGTGGTCGAAAGACCTCTATTCGGAGGATAAGTATTCATTCCACAGTGTCCATTACTCTGAACCATATCAACATTCCCGGTCTCAAATTGATCAGCCTGATTAATGTTCAGGTCTATGTTTAAGTTGTGTGAAGGCAATGAACTACTGCTTTCTCGTCTTCTCCCTTCGATGATTAAAGGGCCGCCTATAGACAAAGCAGGTGCAAAATGTTCCCTTTTGGCCTGTAAAAGGCTATCATGATCGGCTAGGAAGCCCGCGGAGCTAGAACCAGGTGAATCCCACAAACTCAAGCTTGTATTTTGCTGACCAATCATGCCTCCACTTGGCATTCCCACCTCGTGACTATTGAGAACATAGTGTGGGTAGTTCTCACTCTCTAGGGTATCAGGAAGTAGATTATGCTCATCAACAGCAGGGTTCTGCTGATCGATAGCCTGGTTGTTGGAACTAGAACCAAGGTGGCATGTTTCCGAGGAAGACAGCATAGTGACCCTATTATGT
This window harbors:
- the LOC119352731 gene encoding probable E3 ubiquitin-protein ligase HIP1; this translates as MQHNRVTMLSSSETCHLGSSSNNQAIDQQNPAVDEHNLLPDTLESENYPHYVLNSHEVGMPSGGMIGQQNTSLSLWDSPGSSSAGFLADHDSLLQAKREHFAPALSIGGPLIIEGRRRESSSSLPSHNLNIDLNINQADQFETGNVDMVQSNGHCGMNTYPPNRGLSTTENVLRREISPGAIRSSLHSANFFDGTAGQETGGSSSHTVNHFRSSIKRKNVAGSLGESSANGSSRNHCQNNDMLLPSLSSHESTANLNMTSVNYGFSYPPMEQLDQNTDTSDDDIFSDPYTLSGHLHESQRFLRNTRMRISANEYEQSLSNLLPEESFRCSAHQPARQQSSFTPVQPRGVSSSASSQNRPHVPAVAQFSQSLQRHPSNGNFGSRAGSSADTINPTPASQDPGSSLARSNLPEPFMLGPSLFTTDSTNLLSAPGSRSNQQNPGSSSTLRAAANVGPQQVPGLNSSQPSSAARGSADVPRRASLAASVSHSRSPSIALQHRGHSSSSHEIRNHQPGSSARASLQHYSRAVPPSIDRQNPGYLDLQSFMQSIAASREGSRTVSELRNVVEQIRQGRSAARLEDFLVDRQLIRRASLVDRHREMRLDVDNMSYEELLALGERIGHVSTGLSEEKIMSGLKQWKYLHIPLEEPATVIEPCCICQEDYADGEDMGRVECGHYFHTACIKQWLVIKNTCPICKKAALGT